The Streptomyces sp. NBC_00576 genome contains the following window.
CCTGGCTCGCCTCACACGCCGACGGCATCGCCTGCGTCATCGGCGACCCCGGGTTCCGGCCGACGACCTCACGCGTCCGGTCGTTGACCCCGTCACTGTCGAAGGGGCTCGAATTCGACCTGGTCGTCGTCATCGACCCCGAGACGTTCGGCGAGGGCATCGAGGGGGCCGTGGACCGCTATGTCGCGATGACCCGGGCGACCCAGCAACTCGTCATCCTCACCCGTTAGTTCCTAGGCGGACACCGAGGTGACGAACGCGGCGAAGGCCTCCGGCGTGAGCGTGAGAGCACCCAGGTCGGGGGCCTTTGAGTCGCGGACGGCGATGTGGGGGGTGAGGGAGGCTACTTCGACGCACTCGCCGCCACTCGTGCCGCTGTAGCTGGACTTACGCCACGCTGCGGCCGTCAGCTGCTGGCTGGTCTCCATAGCGTTCCTCCATCACCCAGGCGGGCGCGGACTCCTGATCGTCGAGGCCGTCACCGACCGCTGGGGCTGGTACAGCCTGCCCACGCATCCCACACGTACCGGAAAGACCGTCTGGTTCGAGTGCGAGAGTAAGGAGTCGGTGTGATGGAAACCATGACATACCCCTCTCCCCCCTCTCCCTCCTCCCACATACCGTGGAGCGATGTCCCCTCTGGTCAGAATCAGCAGCGCGTTCGCGCCCCGCTTCGCAGAGTTCGCGTTCGAGCCTGCCTTCACGGCGGCCGTGGATCAGCACGTCGCCGAGATCAGGGAACGGATCGCGGCCGGCGGCCCCGGGCTCGTCCCCCGGCAGCCGCACCGCGAACACCTCACCGACTACGCCCTCGGGTTCCTCGACGCACTCGACGAACTCGACTGGCGTGAACCCGTAGGACACGACTACGCGGTGTGCCGCCTCACCGCCATCAGCTGGCTGGTGGAACGGCACAGCCTCCTTGAGGAGAACTCGGAGAACCTCGGCTAGAGCGCCGGATCCGTCGGGCTCACGATCGCCCGCAGTGCTGCCAGGTGCCCCTGGTAGGCCTGCCGGCCTCGCTCGGTCAGGCGGAGCCAGACGCGCTGGCGGGTGTCGCGGACGGCTTTGCGCTGTTCGACGTAGCCGGCGTCCATCAGCACGGTGACGTGTTTGCTCAGCACGGAGGCGGAGAGGTCGAGTTGGTTCTGGACCAGGCCGAACTCCGCCTCGTCGGCGGTGTCCAGCAGGGCGCAGACGCGTAGCCGGTTCGGGGCGTGGATGGTGGTGTCGAACCCCGCCAGCGGGTCGTGGTCCTGGGCGCTCACGTGGTCTTCCGGTGCAGGCGGACGAAGGCGAGGTGGAAGCCGACGGACACGGCGACGCCGATCAGCGAGGCCGCGATCAGCCACACCGGCCGCCCGGTGACGCGGAACGCGAGCGCCGACCCCACCAGCAGCACGGGCAGGCCGGCCATGAGCGGCACGGCCGCCCGCTTCGGCAGCACGTCCAGCCGCAGCGCCACCCCGGTCCTGTCGCGCCAGCCCTTGGCCGCGACGGCCAGCAGCGCCCCGTACACCGCGGTGATCGCCAGCATGACGCCCACCCAGGCGAGGCGCGGCAGCAGCCAGTCCGTGTCGGCCATGATGCCGCCGTAGGTGATCGGAAGCGCCGCGATGTAGAGCGTGAGCGCGATGAAGAACCAGGTCGGCCATGGTGTGGCCGACAGTGCCGCGGCGGAGGCCCGGACCTGCTCGGTGTCGGCCAGTGCGGCACGAGCCTGCTCCGGCGTCAGTCGTACCCCGTTTGTTTCCATGACGGAAAGCGTAGCCGATAGTTTCCAGCATGGAAAGATGCGGGTTTCCAGAACGGCAAGTGACGAGCCTTGGTCTAGACCTTGACGTGTCCCGCTCACCAGAGCAGCCTGAGAGCGCTCTCAGGAAAGCGACGAGCAAGCGACACGAGGAGGGACCAACGTGTTTGCCCAACGGAAAGTGCGGAAAATTCGGAAGGCGCGGAGGGTACGGAAGGTGCTGGTGCCCCTGGTCGCCGCCGCGGCCGTCGCCACCGGACTCACGGTCGCGGGCCCGGCGCCGTCCCACGCCGAAGCCGCGGTGCCGACCACCATCCCGCTGGAGTTCAGGAACAACTCGGGGCGCGGCGACCAGATCTACGTCTACAACATCGGAACCGAGCTCTCGACGGGCCGGCAGGGCTGGGCCGACGCGAACGGCACGTTCCACGCCTGGCCCACGGGCGGCAACCCGCCGACCCCCGCGCCCGACGCGTCGATCGCCGGACCGGCGAACGGGCAGACGATGACACTCCGGATGCCGAAGTTCTCCGGCCGCGTCTACTTCTCCTACGGCCAGAAGCTGGTCTTCAGGCTGACCACGGGCGGTCTCGTGCAGCCCGCGGTGCAGAACCCCTCCGACCCGAACGCGGACATCCTCTTCAACTGGACCGAGTACACGCTCAATGACGCCGGTCTGTGGATCAACAGCACACAGGTCGACATGTTCTCGGCCCCGTACGCGGTCGGCGTCAAGAACACCGCCGGCGCCGTCAAGAACACCGGCCACCTGAAGGCCGACGGCTACGCGGGCTTCTTCAACGCCCTGAAGGGCCAGCCCGGCGGCTGGGCCAACCTCGTCAGAACGCGGTCCGACGGCACGATCCTGCGCGCCCTCTCCCCCGGCCACGGCATCGAGTCCGGCGCCCTGCCGCGCACCGTCATGGACGACTACGTCAACCGCGTGTGGACCAAGTACGCCGGCTCCACCCTGACGGTGACGCCGTTCGCGGACCAGCCGGCCACCAAGTACTACGGCCGGGTCTCCGGCAACGTCATGAACTTCACCAACAGCTCCGGCGCCGTCGTCACCACCTTCCAGAAGCCTGACGCCGACAGCATCTTCGGCTGCCACAAACTCCTGGACGCACCGAACGACCAGGTGCACGGCCCGATCTCCCGCACCCTGTGCGCCGGCTACAACCGCTCCACCCTCCTGACCAACTCCAGCCAGCCCGACCCGAGTTCGGCCGGCTTCTACCAGGACACGGTGACCAACCACTACGCCCGCAAGATCCACGCCCAGATGGCCGACGGCAAGGCGTACGCCTTCGCCTTCGACGACGTCGGCAACCACGAGTCGCTGGTCAACGACGGCGCCCCGCAGACGGCGTACATCACGCTCGACCCGTTCAGCTGAGCGAGGGGCCCTGGCCCTGGGCGCACACCCTCCGGTACGCCACTCCCGGCGCATACGTCCGCCACTGTTCCCGCGAGAGGTCCGCCCCCGTGCCCGCCCGGGCGCACACCTGGGCGGCCGCCTGTTCCGGGTGCACCGCGTACCGCTGGAGGGGGACATGGGCGCTCCCCGCGTACAGGGTGCCGCTGTCGGCGCTGAAGGCGAGGGTGTCGATCGGCTCGCCCGGTGTGGTCAGGGGGCCGCCCAGGGGCTGTTGGGTGGTGATGTCCCAGAGCTGGAGTGTGCCGGTGCCGCCCCCGACGGCCAGGGTGGCGCCGTCCGGGCTGACCGCCAGCGCGCTCACCGCTTCCGGTTCCTTGCCCAGCGGAGCGGGGAAGACGTTGCGCAGGATGCCCGTACGGTCGCTCAACTCCCCGTCCCACAGGGCGACCCGTCCGGTCAGGTCGCCCGCGGCCAGGCGTGAACCGTCGGTGGCGAAGGCGAGGGCGCTGATCTGTTCGCCCTGGACGAGGCCCTTGCGGGCGACCTTCCCTGTGCGGGGATCCGCGGTGCGGTTGTCGCCGACAAGGAGGCCGCTTTCGGGGTGGGCGGCCAGGTGGGTGCTGGTCAGGCCGCTGAGGGTCGTCGTTCTGCGGCCCGTGTCGGTGTCCCACGCCTCGTCGACCGGTTTGCCGAGGACCGGTAGGCGGGCCGCGTACAGGGTGCCGCCGGCTGGGCCCAACGCGAGGGCGGCCACCGGGGCGGCGGACTCGGGCGTCGCGAGTTCCAGGGTTGCGCGGGCCCGGTTCTGGCCCAGATCCCAGACCGTTAAGCGTTGCGGGGACGCTTCACGGCCGGGCGCCGAGACACCGTACGCGAGCGCCTTGCCGTCGGGGCTGAACGCGAGGAGGGCCGACGTGTGTTCCGGGATCACCGGGTCGGCGGGGTCGGCCGACACGGGCGGGGGCGGGGCGGGGAGGGCGCGCAGGAGGCGGCCGTCGGAGGTGGCGCGGAGTTCGAAACGGTAGCCGTCGTCGAGGAGTTCGGCGGTGGCGTAGGTGCGGGCGTCCGGGCTCACGCGTACCGCCGTCAGCGGGTCCTCGCGCCAGGCGGGCGTGACCGCGAGGCCCAGTTCCAGGCAGTGGACGGCGCCGCCTTCGAGGTAGCGCAGGGCGGTCCGGCGGGTGGGGTCCCAGGAAAGGCCGTACAGGTGCTGGTTGTTGAGGGGGTGCCGGAACACGGGGGCCGCCGGGTCCGACAGGCGCCACACCCGGATCTCCGCGCCGGCGGCGGTCGCGAGGAAGGTGCCGTCCGGGGTGAACGCGGCCCGTTCCGCGCCCGGTTCGTCGAGGTGGGCGACCCCGCGGGCGGACACCGTGTCCCATACCGTCACGCCGGACTCCGAGAGCGCGGCGAGCCGGTCGCCGCCGGCGCCGAACACCAGGGCGGTCCGTTCCGCCTCGTCGCACAGGCCTCGGGTCCGTTGCCAGGGGCCGGGACGGGTGCGGTGGCGGGCGATGTCCCAGACCTGCGGGGACCCGCCCGCCGGGCAGACGGCGACCAGGCGGCCGTCCGCGCTCACGGCCTGAGTCACCGACCCGCCCGCCACCCGGCCCCCGAACAGCACGCCGCCGTCCGTGACCGACCGCAGGCGCACCCGGTCGTCGTCGATGTCGCTCACGACGTAACCGCCCGCCGCGATGTCGATGACGGAGGTGAGGGGGAGAGGACGCGGGTCGCCGGTCCAGCGGCCGGTGGCCGTGTCCCACAGGCGGATGCCGGCGTCCCCGGCGACCGCGACGACCCTGGCGTCGGGGCCGGCCGCGAGCACCTCGCCGGCGGGGAGGTGGCCGGAGGCGGTGCGGCGGCCGTCGACGACGTCCCAGGTCCGCCAGGCACGGCCGTCGACGCTGAGCAGCGTACGGCCGTCGTCGGCGAGGAAACGTGCCGGTCCGTCGCCCGCCGCGGGGTCGGTGAACACGGCGTGTTCCGCCTGGGCGAGGGAGCCGAGCAGCGCCCGGCGGGCCTCGGGCAGCGGCGAGATCCGCCAGGCGGCGACGCCCAGCAGCATCGCGGTGCGCGGATCGGTCGTCCGCATCGCGTCGGCGATGTCCGCGACCCGGCGCGCGGCGTCGTCGGTGTGATGGCGCGCGTTGTCGACACTCAGGTGCCAGACGGCCAGCCCGCCCATCAGGGCCACCGCCAGTACGGCGGACAGCGCGCCGACGAGGACCCGGGAGCGCCGGGTGACGCGGGCGGTGGCCCGGGCCTGCGACGTGCGGGCCGCGAGCGCCGCGTCGAGGAACTCGCGCTCGGGCGGGGTGAGCCGGCCCTGTTCCCCGGCCGGCTCACCGGCGAACAGTTCCTCGGCGCGGGCCAGTCTGCTGCCCCGGACCAGCGCTCCCGGGTCACGGTCGTGCTCCAGCCAGAGCCGCGTCTCCTCGGCCAGCCGCCGATGGTGGCGCAGCCACTCCCGGTCCGCCTCGATCCAGTCGCGCAGCCTCGGCCAGCAGGTGATCAGCGCCTCGTGGGCGAGCTGGACGCCGTCCTCGTCGACGGTGAGGAGCCGGGCGCGGGCCAGGCGTTCCACCACCACGGGCACATGGTGGTCGGTCGTCGACTCGGCCAGTTCGGCCCGGGTCAGCGGGCGCCGGGTGTCGGCGCCGCCCTGCCCCGGTTCGACCATCCGCAGCAGCAACTGGCGGGTTCTGCGCGCCTGGGCGGGGGTCAGCTGCCCGTACACCTCCTCCGCGCTCGCCGCGATCGCCCCGCGCACCCCGCCCGCCGCCTCGTACGCGGCCAGCGTCAGCAGCCGGCCCCGGCGACGGCGCCAGGTCTCCAGCAGCACGTGCGACAGCATCGGCAGCGCGCCCGGCCGGTCGAGGACCTCCTCGACGATCCGCGCGGTCAGCTCCCGCTCGACCAGCAGCCCGACGGCCGCCGCCGGCCGGGTCACCGCCTCCCGCAGCTCGTCCGCCGTCATCGCCCCGACCAGCAGCCCGGCCCCGCCGAGCGCGTCCGCGAGTTCCCGGTGCTCGGCGCAGCGGGCGTAGAAGTCGGCCCGTACGGACACGAGTACACGCAACCGGCTGTCCGGGTCCCGGGCGGCCAGCAGGAGGTCGACGAACCGGGTCCGCTCGGCGCGGTCGTGGCACAGGGTGAAGACCTCCTCGAACTGGTCGACCACCACCCAGGTCTCCGGGTCCCCCTCCTTCGGGGTGAGCAGCTGCCCGTACGTCTCGGCCGGCCGCTCCCCGGGGGTGAACACCCGTACCGCGGCAGGGTCGGGGCGCTCGGGACCGGCGCTCTCCTGCTGGAGGCGGGGTATCAGCCCGGCCCGCAGCAGCGAGGATTTCCCGCTCCCCGACGCCCCGAACACCACCGCGAACCTGTGCTCCCGCACCAGCCGCAGGAGCTCGCCGACCAGTTCGTCCCGCCCGAAGAACAACTCCCGGTCGTCCGAATCGAAGGGGGCCAGCCCACGGTAGGGCGCCGCGGCCTCCCCGTCCTCGTCGCGGGCCGCGGACGCGGCTTCCGCCTCGGCGTCCTTCCAGCGCGGCTCCCACTCACCCGGGTCGCCCCCGCACGCCCGTACATACCCCTGGACCACCGCGAGCGACGGCAGCCGCTCCCCCCGCGCCGCCTCGGACAGCGTCGCCGCGGAGAACCCTGCCACCTCGGCCATCCGGCGGTACGAGCAGCCGCCCGCCGTCCGCCGCAACTCCCGCAGCTCATGGGCGAACAGCTGCACGGGACCGGCCTGCGGGTCCACCGGTCTCTCGGGACGCCCCATGAGCTCCACCCTCCCCATCCCCGTACGGCACAGGAGCCACACCACAGGGAAAAACGGGCCGAGCGCCATACCCGTTCACAACGAAAACGGTCGGGGTGGTGAAAACGAACTCGCGACGACGGAATTGAACGGCCTGATGAAAGGGGTGCCAGTCAACTTTCCGGCTGCCAGTCTCGGTCCCGCCACGCCGGACGACGGCACGACCGAGCCGTGTTCCCGGCACGACCCAGTGGAGAGCACCCGCAATGTTCAAGGCATCCACGCACCACCGCAGAACCGCCCGTCTCGGCCGAGCGGCACTTGTCGCGCTCAGCGCCGGCGTGCTGACCGTCGGCATCTCGACGAACGCGTCCGCCGCGATCCTGAACCCGCTGCCGGAGAACGCGAGCACCTTCCAGAAGAAGTACCAGCCGCTCTGGGACTACGACTCGGACAGCTGCTTCCCCGCGGCGGCCGTCGACGCGAGCGGAAAGCTCAACGGCGGTCTGGACAACACCGGGTCGATCACCGGCGGCTGCCGGACCAACCACCTCGGCAAGGCCAACACGTACTCGCAGAGCTGGTGCAAGAACGGCTGGTGCGCGTACGTCTACGGGCTCTACTTCGAGAAGGACCAGACCCTCAACGGTGCCGACGCCTTCGGTCACCGCCACGACTGGGAGTCCGTCGTGGTCTTCCAGAAGCAGGGCGAGGAGAGTCCCCGCTTCCTG
Protein-coding sequences here:
- a CDS encoding DUF397 domain-containing protein, with product METSQQLTAAAWRKSSYSGTSGGECVEVASLTPHIAVRDSKAPDLGALTLTPEAFAAFVTSVSA
- a CDS encoding DUF6401 family natural product biosynthesis protein, translating into MSPLVRISSAFAPRFAEFAFEPAFTAAVDQHVAEIRERIAAGGPGLVPRQPHREHLTDYALGFLDALDELDWREPVGHDYAVCRLTAISWLVERHSLLEENSENLG
- a CDS encoding transcriptional regulator; the encoded protein is MSAQDHDPLAGFDTTIHAPNRLRVCALLDTADEAEFGLVQNQLDLSASVLSKHVTVLMDAGYVEQRKAVRDTRQRVWLRLTERGRQAYQGHLAALRAIVSPTDPAL
- a CDS encoding glycoside hydrolase family 64 protein encodes the protein MPLVAAAAVATGLTVAGPAPSHAEAAVPTTIPLEFRNNSGRGDQIYVYNIGTELSTGRQGWADANGTFHAWPTGGNPPTPAPDASIAGPANGQTMTLRMPKFSGRVYFSYGQKLVFRLTTGGLVQPAVQNPSDPNADILFNWTEYTLNDAGLWINSTQVDMFSAPYAVGVKNTAGAVKNTGHLKADGYAGFFNALKGQPGGWANLVRTRSDGTILRALSPGHGIESGALPRTVMDDYVNRVWTKYAGSTLTVTPFADQPATKYYGRVSGNVMNFTNSSGAVVTTFQKPDADSIFGCHKLLDAPNDQVHGPISRTLCAGYNRSTLLTNSSQPDPSSAGFYQDTVTNHYARKIHAQMADGKAYAFAFDDVGNHESLVNDGAPQTAYITLDPFS
- a CDS encoding nSTAND1 domain-containing NTPase; translated protein: MGRPERPVDPQAGPVQLFAHELRELRRTAGGCSYRRMAEVAGFSAATLSEAARGERLPSLAVVQGYVRACGGDPGEWEPRWKDAEAEAASAARDEDGEAAAPYRGLAPFDSDDRELFFGRDELVGELLRLVREHRFAVVFGASGSGKSSLLRAGLIPRLQQESAGPERPDPAAVRVFTPGERPAETYGQLLTPKEGDPETWVVVDQFEEVFTLCHDRAERTRFVDLLLAARDPDSRLRVLVSVRADFYARCAEHRELADALGGAGLLVGAMTADELREAVTRPAAAVGLLVERELTARIVEEVLDRPGALPMLSHVLLETWRRRRGRLLTLAAYEAAGGVRGAIAASAEEVYGQLTPAQARRTRQLLLRMVEPGQGGADTRRPLTRAELAESTTDHHVPVVVERLARARLLTVDEDGVQLAHEALITCWPRLRDWIEADREWLRHHRRLAEETRLWLEHDRDPGALVRGSRLARAEELFAGEPAGEQGRLTPPEREFLDAALAARTSQARATARVTRRSRVLVGALSAVLAVALMGGLAVWHLSVDNARHHTDDAARRVADIADAMRTTDPRTAMLLGVAAWRISPLPEARRALLGSLAQAEHAVFTDPAAGDGPARFLADDGRTLLSVDGRAWRTWDVVDGRRTASGHLPAGEVLAAGPDARVVAVAGDAGIRLWDTATGRWTGDPRPLPLTSVIDIAAGGYVVSDIDDDRVRLRSVTDGGVLFGGRVAGGSVTQAVSADGRLVAVCPAGGSPQVWDIARHRTRPGPWQRTRGLCDEAERTALVFGAGGDRLAALSESGVTVWDTVSARGVAHLDEPGAERAAFTPDGTFLATAAGAEIRVWRLSDPAAPVFRHPLNNQHLYGLSWDPTRRTALRYLEGGAVHCLELGLAVTPAWREDPLTAVRVSPDARTYATAELLDDGYRFELRATSDGRLLRALPAPPPPVSADPADPVIPEHTSALLAFSPDGKALAYGVSAPGREASPQRLTVWDLGQNRARATLELATPESAAPVAALALGPAGGTLYAARLPVLGKPVDEAWDTDTGRRTTTLSGLTSTHLAAHPESGLLVGDNRTADPRTGKVARKGLVQGEQISALAFATDGSRLAAGDLTGRVALWDGELSDRTGILRNVFPAPLGKEPEAVSALAVSPDGATLAVGGGTGTLQLWDITTQQPLGGPLTTPGEPIDTLAFSADSGTLYAGSAHVPLQRYAVHPEQAAAQVCARAGTGADLSREQWRTYAPGVAYRRVCAQGQGPSLS
- a CDS encoding NPP1 family protein, with protein sequence MFKASTHHRRTARLGRAALVALSAGVLTVGISTNASAAILNPLPENASTFQKKYQPLWDYDSDSCFPAAAVDASGKLNGGLDNTGSITGGCRTNHLGKANTYSQSWCKNGWCAYVYGLYFEKDQTLNGADAFGHRHDWESVVVFQKQGEESPRFLSASRHGGYSTHPINEVPMGRLNGESSYNRVEIVYHKDGASTHAFRFAKWGETPVAWGDGGWDHPALVTMENMDKTPRDQLWNSKWGDANFPLTGNLQSNINKAREADSRAASAIPAF